The Apus apus isolate bApuApu2 chromosome 4, bApuApu2.pri.cur, whole genome shotgun sequence genome contains the following window.
GATAGAACTCCTTTTAATTGGCCTTCCAAGCTGTATATCCCACTTCAGACTAGGTCTGAAGGGTAATGCCAGTCTTGGCTTCTCTACTAATGAAGTGCAGCAACGGCCATTTCCAGTAAAGGTGGTGGGTGCTAAAATCTCTTTTAACTTGCATATGTATTATGAGATgctttcctgttaaaaaaaaaaacaaaaaaaaacatggccTGAGAGGACCCAGAATGACACGCAGCTTAGTCTGGTAGCCAGGGAGGAGATGAAGTATGAAAGCAATGGATTACAGGCATCTCAGTTGCAAGCATTACTCTTTCCTTAGGTTTCAGTAGCAGGGAAGAATGCAGCTGATCTGACTGCAGCACACCAGTCAGCCATCCAGCTAGCTGTTGTGCCTGTTTTGTACACTGAGAAATAactggtttttttaaatggctagtcaatttcattttttaattattattttctaccCCCCATATTCAAGACATACTATCAAAAAGAGCTTTTCGTCAATCAGAAATATGAAATGGGGCAAATTAAGGAGACGCACAGATTTCAGTTCTAGTGCAACTCCTAGATTTCTGGCACTTTGGGgatttttcctttggttttggggtgttgCATACAATAACAACAGATAGGTTGTTCTGAAAAAACGATCTAACAGTTTGACAGCTTAAGAAGAAAGCATGAAGTGCTGCATGGCTGGAAGTATCTGGAGCTAGAATAATTGTGTCCTCGTAGTAGGCAAAGATTCAGTCACAGCTTCAGAAACTCCTGTATCAAACTCATTTAAAATGGCTCAGTCTGTACAACTCCAGAAGAATCCGAATGGCATTAATTGGCTTGCTTTGACTTTGAGAGCTTACCTTTCCTTTGCAGATCTGCATCAGGCTGATCGCATTTGAAATTGTGTATCTTCTCATTGTGGAGTCTTTGATGGCAGGCGTGTAAAGAAGTTCAAAGTAAATGCCTCGATCTATTGCCTTCACATGAAAGAGAGTGATCAAAAATCAAAAGGAGAGAAGCATAACAATCTAACCACTGCTGTCTATTACTGATGCAGCTTATTCTCAGTTTAactgtattatatatataaaaaattaaggaGGAATTGTTCCAGACAGAGCACAGCATAGCAGGGGGGAGGTGGTTTCACTGTACACCAGATGCATGTACTTGAATCTTGGCAACCAGCAACTTACAAGTTGTAATTGGCTTTCCACTACCACAGAGTTGAGGGAACAGGTAACTGCTGGTCAGAAACAAGTCTTTAAACTTTGGCCCCACAGCCTGCTGTCAGGAAGAGTCCTGCTTTCTACAGTACCCACATCTTGCAGATGAGGAATTTGTCCTTACATAAAAGCAGCAAGAACCCTTCTCTCCTGTCTCACAGCATACTCTGGTATTTGTGGCAATGTTAAATAACAGTGACTGACGGGAGAGGTTCCAAATAGTAATACTAATATAATTTTCAGGTGCTTTAAAATCCCTTGCTATCTGTCAAAAGCTTAGTATTCTTGATTTGGCAAAGGTTAGGCAACTTACTATAGGACACACTGAGTTAGTGATAAAGACAATTCAAAGCTAGGAGTTTCTTGTTCCCTGGCCTATACTACATTTGTCTGAAATGCTACTCTATACTTTATGttcatattattaaaaaaatgctgcaatgtTAATACTTCAAGAGAGTCCAGTAACTGAATACAGATGGAATTAATTCAGCTCCCATCCATACATGACCTCTGAATGCGGACACAACAGAAGCTATcacaacaaatattttacaCAGAGCTGGTCCAACATCTGCAAACAAGAAGAGAAGCCTGAATTTATCAAAACCACAACCAGTGATGGCAATACACCAATTTCCAGGCAAGCAGATTTTTAACCTCATCCCCACCAGTTCACCTGCCTTCCAAAAACTGACTGACAACTGACTGTCCAGGGATGCACAAAACCAGTCTGGCAGACACACTGCCTTGAAACTGGGAGTGTGGAAGATAAGAAGTAGGTTGTAAGGAAAATGTATCCAAACAAAGGGCTGCAAGAGCCACCCAGCTCCTCACCTAGTCAGCTGCTGGAGTTTTAGGCAGCAACGGTACTTTCAAACAACATTTCATACAAAATTGCTATTATGAATGGAATTTTTGAAATTCTCAAGTCTGTAGTAAATGCCAAAGTATTACATTTGTTCTGTTTCAGGAATAATTctagttaatttttaatttttattcaaagtTAAACTTTTTGTAGAATAGGAGTTAGGATTTCTAGCAAATTCCAAACTTAAATTTTTAAGCACTAAGGACTACATCAGCCAAGAATGCCTATGTGGAATGAACCTTTACATATactcagaggaaaaaagcagttcACCTAAGAGCATGTTCAGATTAAGCTTTCTGACAAGCTACCAACAGTAGGCAGAACTGTATTAACAAAATATCTAATACGTGCTGATAGTCACTTTGTGTCCCAAAGCAGATATTTAACAATTCCACATTAGGTTAATTTGCCAAGACATTATTTCGGCTAAGTATGAATTCAATACAGTTGTCCTCCAAATACCTGGCACGACACCTTTCTCCCAAATTAACACTGGTGTTCACATTCTCCTGTCTTTTAAATCATAGGACTGTTTATCTATTCTGACACAGCTGTACCACTTCTGGCTTGGGAGGCAGCTTAGTCAGCTATCATACCACATCTCACTGCCTTGCACAGCAGCGGCCTTAAGGCTCTGTTTCCATTCCTTGGGAACGCCACTTCTGCGTTCTTAAGTGGGGGACAGCAGGGAGAAAGGACATACATCACTGTATTAAATGCTGCAGTGGAGGCCTTGAAGTGAAGGACATACAAAATGACACTACACgttatgtaagaaaataaaagaaccaCTTGGATGAGAATGGTGGgaaggaaatggaaggaaaCTCAACTCAGACTGACATTAAATACAGCATttaacagcaagaaaacaatttaGATGTAAATTTACCATATTCACAGGGGGCCTTCGGAAGTAGAATGGCAgcttttctgttacatttatGCACACCAGATCCACATCTAGGGTCGTGCAAGCAATCTGCAgcaaaggaacaggaaaagatTATTACACAAGCCAAAAAACGTGACTGCACTGATACTCTCCTTCATTTCTTAACGCAAGGAATGTCTCTCCAGGGTGAgttccattttaaaatgaagaggTACGATGCCTTGCAGATACATCAATAAAACAGCAGGGCTACAGGTGCACAGCTTGAGCATTTTGGGCTTGAAACCTAAGCCTTCCGTCACATACTTAACTACTTTTCCAATAAGATAATGACTAGCCCAAAAGCAAAATTACTGCTTCACTCTTATCTGACACAGGACACGCAGAAACAATGCTGGCTTTTGGCAAATGAATTTGCAGCTAATGAAGGACAACCCCTGTTTACATAAGGAAAGCCCAGGAACTGTCACTGTCCCTACTCATTAATCTGTAAAACAGATGCTACACTGGAATTAAGTATTTCTACCAGAAGCAACCAACAGGCTGAAACACAAGCAGAATGTTAGACACCACCACAGTAGTGGTGCACCATGCCCAGTATTGGAAGCTGATCCACAGGGCCTCACTTTCCTGGCTGGGTGGGAAACATGCAGTCCTTCCTGAAAGCCACACCTCTAGAGAAATCTGAAGAGGACACAGGAGGTCATAATTTAAAAGCTTAGCTTTGACCTCACACCACAATTTACAGCCTGTATTAAAAGAGGGAAGGAACAAACAAAGAGTGGAGAATCTCCACAATGAcctacagagaaaataaagtgcaTATAAAAGAGGACCCTTGATTTACATATACCCACATGCACATGAGACATGTAGAAATTCTATATGCCTAGCCCATAAAGATGATTGCACAGGGCCAGATTAATGTCTGTAAGCAGCACTgtaaaaaagaagataaaatggGCTCAAGATgttaaaaaggaattttctaTGTGCAGGGGAACTCTCGGCTTTCAGAAACCTGCCAGCAATTGCTCCAAATACACCTGGGCTAGGCACCAACCATTCACCCCTCCTTGCACCAGCACGGAAGTGGTGGGGGCTGCGAGGagtcccagggctgggctgcagggcagccacATTCAGCTCGACACGGAGCAGGCTATGGCTTTGCAAACTAGTCTTCTGCTAGTTCGTTTACATGGAATTTGGAGAGATATGAGAGCAGAGGCCCAGCTTTAGGAATGTTTCTCAGCTTTTAATAGCACTTTCTCCTAGACAGGAGAGTCACAGAACACAAGCAGGCAATTCAAAGATCCAGCCAACTACAAGGTTTTTGAGGTTAAAATGTCTCTGCCAGACCTTTCAGACTAAACTTTATCTCCATGCTCTACCTATACCGACTCTATTTCCCTGGACATGGTTGGCATCTATTGTATCAAATTAGACTTGCAAGCATTAAGTTTAGCCCTACTAGAGCCAGTTTTAATCCTTTTATGTGGAGTAAAATCTACCATCTACATAAAAGTAATTTATGGGAACATGCACAGAACAAACAGTTCTGAATCATGTCCTAGAAACTGTATCAGTGAGGCTATAGGAAATTcagggagagagaaagctgAAAACGAAGGAGAGGAGAATACAAATCAGAAGCATCCAAGTTGTCCTGTGTGATGAGAAAACTAGCTTCCCTAATCAGCTCCAGAATCACTGGAAAACTCTTCCATTTTGCAAATTGAGCATAGTGGGAAAGGGATTGACCCATATGCCAGGATAGCTACAGGATCCCAGTGAcaagaacatttcagaaaatagcaccaaggaaaaacaaactcaaGAGTCATACAAAATTCTGTGTAAGGAGGAATTCCTGCACTGCATGGAAAGTTGGAGAGGAAATTTCTCCAAACACTCCAATGTTCAGCGTAGCTTTGGCTCCTGCACAAGTCACACATGCAGGCAAGTTAAGGTTACCCCGCCTGCTGAAAGGATCTGAAGTGCAAAAACTTCACACAGAAAATGATACGCGGCAGTTGTGCAGCCAGGTGCTTCCCCGGCCGCACGGCAGGCAAGAGCCCCATCTGCTGGGAAACTCCAGACAGCCAGGAAGATGTAATTCGCCACTGCTTAGATGGCCTCAAGAAACCTTTGGCAAACATTGTAGGAATAAATGTTGAAATTTGGCTTTGCACTACATCCTCAGACTTACACAAGAAAGTTTTTTAGATACTGGTGATCTGCTAATTGCTTACAAAGAGCAGACAGAACTAACATGATTAAAACAGTCAGAattcttaaaaagcaaaatcttttaaaagcaacaggCACAGACCTTATTACTGGCATGGAGTGCACATTCCTGTTGCAGCCCAAAACAATCCTCTTGGGAGACTTAAACAAGAAGCATGTTCTACCATTATCTTGGCAACCACAACTTCCTTATACCCCTGAGGATATAAATTACTTGGAGAATTTGAGCACATCTTTCAGTACATGTCACTACCAcaatcagaaacagaaaagcttccCTGGCTTGTGAGAAGAGGGCACAGACTGGTTTAGGGCCATGCTAAAATTAGAGCACATCTCCAATGGTCACATATTTCttacacaaaaaaagaaaaatcccttctATGGAGAATAATCCAAGTGCCAAATTGTTGGTGAGAAAGATTATGCCCTCAAGGTAATGCTGAGTTATCAACAgccagttttaaaatataaagttaaCTTGTGGTGCAAGATCCACCCTAGAAGGCTTTATCCTTAGCAGTGAAAGATCCATGAGCTGTAACAGGCAGAGGTATGTGCTAGTTAGATGACTGTACTTACGTGGAACAGTTTCTCAGTCTTTGGAAATACTGCTATGATGTCATATAACCTTATATTTGCAGACGTTGATCTCTACAAAAGGAGGAAACAATCACTACCTTGAATTCTGGCAGATGCCAAAGCTATGCACACTGATTATGACCAAAAttatgagaagaaaatacttccaaaacaaagcaaataatcaCCCAATTACATAGGAAGTCTCTGCTATAAGCGCTACTGTGAAGTtaatttgttctcattttaaGCCTTGTCCCATCCATATAGTAAGGCACTCACACCTTTTTCTTCAATCATGCAGCACTAAAACAGACATGGAGGTTGCTCATGGTCTTCTAGTTTATGCACAGAAGTCCAGTAATCAAAGAAAAGTTCAGAAATCAAAGAACCAAGGAACAGAACAGTTGTCCTATAGTGACAAATGACCAACAGAAGCCATACCCAGTCTTGTAAGTCTGCATCTCTTCACGATCACATCATTTGCTAAGGTTTTGATCAGAGAAATAACTGCTGAACATTCTATAAAATCCATCAAATTCTCCCCATCCAAAGTTACATTAACTCATTCattgaaaaaaggaaatgcaaactGGAAAATTAATATAGTGAATATACTTACCAAGAGATTACAGTGGGAAGGATCAGAAACAACAAGTGTTAGCCGGGTTAACACTTTAATTCTTTTAGACGTCCcctacaaaaaaagaaataatacataAGACTTCAAAAGCTCCAAAGCAAAAATCTCCAGTGACTTTCACCCTGTCctctacaaaaagaaaatgggggCTTGCTCATATTGCCTACACAAATTTTCTAAAGTCTGTAGTAACACTTCCCCATTTTATATTGATCTACTTGATATTATTCCTGCCCTTTACAAATAATGATTTACTGTGTTTCTCTAAGGAAGGGGCaatagaaaggagaaagaagggaagagaaaaagtaaaataatgcagaaaaactGAATATGCTTTAATACTGCTATGGTTCCCCGGGCAGGCCACAACTGCAAGCAAAAGCGTATGTCAGAGATTTGAAATACAGACTTGGTTCATTAACATCAAAACCAGGAAGTTATTTCCAAAACTTCAATTTCAAGAATTATACTGTAATTATTCAACTACCAGAAGATAAAAAATTCATATAAAGCAATTTCTTCAATAAATTCCAAGATAATGAATAGAGTGTACTCTAATTTGAGTCTCTCATTCTTCCAATGCTGGAAGATCTAACAACCAAGCAACAtacaaatttctcttttttaatgaGCATAtacaaaatacatgaaataacATATACAAACAAACcaaggtaaaaaaaccaaacacaaaacaaacccagattAATAATACAGGAATAGAATTTAACTAGACATACTTGTACAAGAGGCAAAGAAGGAAACAACTCTGAAGAAGATACTGGCTTCACGATTTccttaaaagagaagaaactgaagttattaaaaattttATGAGTTAAGCTTACAATGCAAACAAAAGCTGTGCTTCactcctaaaaaaaatatatgctaaTAAAACTACTTCCCAGAGACAATACATGGACCATATTAAAAGTTAACTCCAGGGTAATGACAATTAATTATAAAATGGGAGTTCTGTCACAAATGCAGACATTTGAACTTCCATCTAGATGTGCATTCTGCAGATAAAACTGTTTGGGAACATGTAACAAGGCACGTAAGTTTACAAAAGAGAACACTAAGAAAACATAACCCCATCAAAAGTtacctgtttcttttctttaaaatcgATGACATGATTAAGAGCAACTGCAGAATATCCCACTGAAAAAGTAAACACACAGTAAGAATGTTTTGTCtaaaggaactactggaaacAAATTCAAACTGAAACCTGCTACACA
Protein-coding sequences here:
- the RPP30 gene encoding ribonuclease P protein subunit p30 isoform X2; its protein translation is MGYSAVALNHVIDFKEKKQEIVKPVSSSELFPSLPLVQGTSKRIKVLTRLTLVVSDPSHCNLLRSTSANIRLYDIIAVFPKTEKLFHIACTTLDVDLVCINVTEKLPFYFRRPPVNMAIDRGIYFELLYTPAIKDSTMRRYTISNAISLMQICKGKNIVISSAAERPLELRGPYDVANLGLLFGLSESEAKAAVSTNCRATMLHGETRKSACGVVYTVKKPRKVEDEETTLPACKKAKTQA
- the RPP30 gene encoding ribonuclease P protein subunit p30 isoform X1 encodes the protein MAGFADLNLPQGLDKKSLQSLLEAAAHLGYSAVALNHVIDFKEKKQEIVKPVSSSELFPSLPLVQGTSKRIKVLTRLTLVVSDPSHCNLLRSTSANIRLYDIIAVFPKTEKLFHIACTTLDVDLVCINVTEKLPFYFRRPPVNMAIDRGIYFELLYTPAIKDSTMRRYTISNAISLMQICKGKNIVISSAAERPLELRGPYDVANLGLLFGLSESEAKAAVSTNCRATMLHGETRKSACGVVYTVKKPRKVEDEETTLPACKKAKTQA